A stretch of Pomacea canaliculata isolate SZHN2017 linkage group LG6, ASM307304v1, whole genome shotgun sequence DNA encodes these proteins:
- the LOC112567027 gene encoding fatty-acid amide hydrolase 2-like, translating to MSIGYKFLYYTLSAVTFILGPLSRFVFYLIYGPKGQSVSKVTNPILLQSAKSLAQKIRSRELTAEEVMKAYIDRVKEVNPIINAVVATRYTEALEEAREVDRLLSLKPVPQELSVKDKPLLGVPLTVKEAFACKGMPNTSGLVSRKGLIANHDSPVVHNLREAGMIPFACTNTSELCMWYESANRVYGRTKNAYDDTKIVGGSSGGEGCIISAGASLIGVGSDIGGSIRMPAFFNGVFGHRPSKDLVCNDGQHPPATGGQIELLSTGPICRYAEDLPLALRIMAGPTANKIRLDTEVDLSKLRVLSMDDDGGSLLSSNVDQSIQQALQKAAKHLGQECGATVESVHFGLMKYSLDLWSAKMASDAEIPFACFMAGGKDTGQKINCFKEIFKWLGGRSDHTLPAIGLGIVENLLPKNDPRLPHLLFLLGELRKNLITLLGDDGVFLYPPHPVTAPYHNYPLLTPLNFSYTAIFNALALPVTQVPLGLSPDGLPLGVQVVAAPYQDHLTIAVAQELERAFGGWVTPGGS from the exons ATGTCCATCGGTTACAAATTTCTGTATTACACATTATCTGCTGTCACTTTCATTCTTGGGCCACTGTCTCGGTTTGTATTCTACCTAATATATGGGCCTAAAGGACAGAGTGTATCAAAAGTCACCAATCCAATACTGCTTCAGAGTGCAAAGTCTCTTGCACAAAAGATTCGGTCCAGAGAG CTAACTGCAGAAGAAGTGATGAAGGCCTATATTGATCGGGTCAAAGAAGTGAATCCAATCATCAATGCCGTCGTGGCAACAAGATATACAGAGGCCTTGGAAGAGGCAAGAGAGGTGGACAGACTGTTGAGCCTGAAACCAGTGCCGCAAGAGTTGAGTGTCAAGGACAAACCATTGTTGGGTGTGCCTCTTACTGTGAAAGAGGCATTTGCTTGCAAAG GCATGCCAAATACTTCTGGCCTAGTCAGCAGGAAAGGCTTGATAGCAAACCATGATTCACCAGTGGTGCATAACCTTCGAGAGGCAGGCATGATCCCATTCGCCTGCACCAATACCAGTGAACTGTGCATGTGGTACGAGTCTGCCAACAGGGTGTATGGCCGCACTAAGAATGCTTACGATGATACAAAGATCGTAGGTGGAAGCTCAG ggGGTGAAGGTTGCATCATTTCAGCTGGAGCATCACTCATAGGAGTTGGATCAGATATTGGTGGCAGCATTCGTATGCCAGCTTTTTTCAATGGAGTCTTTGGACATCGTCCAAGCAAAG ACTTAGTGTGTAACGATGGACAGCACCCCCCTGCTACTGGTGGGCAGATAGAACTACTATCCACCGGACCAATATGTCGGTATGCAGAGGACCTGCCCTTGGCCCTCCGTATCATGGCTGGCCCAACTGCCAACAAAATACGCCTTGACACTGAG GTCGACCTCAGTAAGCTGCGAGTTTTAAgcatggatgatgatggaggcAGCCTGCTTTCCAGTAACGTGGACCAAAGCATTCAACAAGCCCTCCAGAAA GCGGCAAAGCATTTAGGCCAAGAGTGTGGTGCAACTGTAGAAAGTGTGCATTTTGGCCTTATGAAATACAGCCTGGATCTGTGGTCAGCTAAAATGGCTTCAGATGCAGAGATCCCTTTTGCTTGCTTCATGGCAGGAGGGAAGGACACTGGGCAGAAGATCAACTGcttcaaagaaattttcaa ATGGTTGGGTGGACGGTCAGACCACACTCTTCCTGCCATTGGTCTTGGGATAGTTGAAAATTTGTTGCCAAAGAATGATCCTCGTCTGCCCCATTTATTGTTCCTGCTTGGTGAATTACGTAAAAACTTGATCACTCTCCTGGGAGACGACGGCGTGTTTCTGTATCCTCCTCATCCTGTGACAGCCCCTTACCACAACTACCCACTATTAACCCCCTTAAACTTCTCTTACACTGCCATCTTCAATGCTTTGGCATTGCCTGTGACCCAGGTTCCACTGGGGTTAAGTCCTGATGGGCTTCCACTTGGAGTGCAAGTAGTAGCTGCACCATATCAAGACCATTTAACTATTGCTGTCGCCCAGGAACTTGAACGAGCTTTTGGGGGATGGGTCACACCTGGAGGAAGTTAA
- the LOC112567026 gene encoding uncharacterized protein LOC112567026 yields MANSLYAYWMQKSPQKKSLRKRVENNIDFDQGKRGYPICFKNKESFYLTELPDLSHLPPSLKQQALEGIEDKDMKQDLLAANLINWCSNTRYLLPLTVPRDGNCLLHSVSMAIWGFLDDQFLLRRLLCFVLSTDIDRRFYSRWIRQRQQQISALVNQLLESNTESLTKEWKEIGACLDQVKSAPPAAPHRFLEPIHVYTLANILRRPIIIITDPKVRTFCGLTLQDNDMGGIYLPLEFNWSETCRTPLLLGYAHSHFCPLILAEQTTGLSDSRKNLVPIVTKYEQLPLRFLLEGEEPEVAELLKKYLKVRETVITIDNELREILCAEIQTNTPQNEFNLMKDYFRQWEGQYRLQQQRFTPVAGDTCFSTPHHQGQTGVGLEYQPQQILSRILPPGMPPVAMLPGGLLGSTQAQQMRLEQLQRTPPALSPGIVRLGVGNSGFPLASTSVPLHSPPPPKVGQLEGQNLSSLEGRQCITPNCTFCGDPALGGMCSVCFKDYTIKDSRSNATRLMMAELRQNPSAPLLSGMADEERFEMSMMAERCLGKCGYRCSVKTYPYCHECAEKYRRKAQAKISSEAQASKIISTSQAAAAGTDILPSSSRAQEPIICNKFTSEAVIAEASCAAPNSRSESVLHQSSASAGNINGREAAASVGSLASPTQALASVNLVAPLTPPDEGDQDLFGSGVKSPASSRHPSLVGSPTPATMMDPQPNTAQQAVPFSYDQQQENKNSGSVPTLRNPPNLEIKQTESPAKCIQEGCLEMAVINKLCGRCFVCRDRDERKGEEPASEAQEASISSAPLALGAGSSSPKPGLIQGAELALNLENESHMSSVSNQAHPQTALNYNPAYVREWVAQISLGFPDRHGSELGEQDRHGSELGEQDLVASGLACFSSTFPCTNSQCSNRVTKPNQLCSDCTEILNKARREQDFTQESAAEKAQRIRPSNTVQAPAAHHNTTKSQLRPATALIGRRGKPCSVPNCELFGDPKQNDMCSKHYWSTVGARPQLGRNSSNIRVAGNPYESVHFAMPESMGSACCLQGSISVPPPSFPVAESLASAGNDDFAGLRTTAKFNDAYNRVLQRPEGIPRCNTLGCRNYASKNGLCNSCYSQNSNFEEARRFALLGEDQIG; encoded by the exons ATGGCAAATTCATTATATGCTTATTGGATGCAAAAATCAccccaaaaaaaatcattaaggAAACGTGTTGAGAACAACATTGACTTTGACCAGGGCAAGCGAGGTTACCCTATTTGTTTCAAGAACAAGGAGTCATTCTACCTGACAGAATTGCCAGATCTGAGTCATTTGCCTCCAAGCTTGAAGCAGCAAGCACTTGAAGGAATTGAGGACAAGGACATGAAGCAAGATCTCCTGGCTGCAAATCTAATCAACTGGTGTAGCAACACAAGATATCTTCTTCCATTAACAGTACCAa gagaTGGAAACTGCTTGCTGCACTCGGTATCTATGGCAATATGGGGTTTTCTTGATGACCAGTTTCTTCTTCGACGGCTTTTGTGCTTTGTCCTTAGCACAGACATAGACCGCCGATTTTACAGCCGATGGATTAGGCAGAGACAGCAGCAGATATCTGCACTAGTCAATCAACTGTTGGAATCAAATACTGAG AGCTTGACAAAGGAATGGAAAGAAATCGGCGCATGTCTGGATCAAGTAAAATCCGCACCCCCTGCTGCTCCGCATCGCTTTCTGGAGCCAATTCATGTCTACACACTTGCCAACATTCTACGAAgaccaatcatcatcataacagACCCCAAAGTTCGGACATTTTGTGGTCTCACCCTCCAGGACAATGATATGGGAGGAATTTACCTACCGCTAGAGTTCAACTGGTCTGAAACCTGTCGCACACCTCTTTTGCTGGGCTATGCTCACAGTCACTTTTGTCCATTGATTTTAGCCGAACAGACTACTGGACTGTCAGATTCCAGGAAAAACTTAGTTCCCATAGTAACAAAATATGAGCAGCTCCCTTTGAGGTTTCTGCTAGAGGGAGAGGAGCCTGAGGTGGCAGAGCTGCTAAAGAAGTATCTGAAGGTGAGAGAGACTGTGATAACAATAGATAATGAACTTCGTGAAATTCTTTGTGCTGAAATACAAACCAATACCCCACAAAATGAATTTAATCTGATGAAGGACTACTTCAGGCAGTGGGAGGGGCAATACAGACTGCAGCAACAGCGGTTCACACCTGTCGCTGGAGACACTTGCTTTTCTACACCACACCATCAAGGCCAGACAGGAGTGGGGTTGGAGTACCAGCCTCAGCAAATACTGAGTAGAATACTGCCGCCAGGAATGCCACCTGTGGCCATGCTTCCAGGAGGCCTGCTGGGATCAACACAAGCACAGCAGATGAGGCTAGAGCAGCTGCAGAGAACTCCACCAGCACTTTCTCCAGGCATAGTGCGCTTAGGGGTGGGGAACAGTGGCTTTCCCTTGGCAAGCACATCTGTTCCACTTCACAGTCCTCCTCCTCCAAAGGTAGGTCAGTTAGAGGGCCAGAATTTAAGTTCTTTAGAAGGCAGGCAGTGTATCACACCAAACTGTACATTCTGTGGGGATCCAGCTCTTGGTGGGATGTGCAGCGTCTGCTTCAAGGACTACACCATCAAGGATTCTCGCTCAAATGCTACAAGACTGATGATGGCGGAACTGCGTCAGAATCCATCAGCACCGCTGTTATCTGGAATGGCAGATGAGGAGAGGTTTGAAATGTCAATGATGGCAGAAAGATGTCTTGGAAAGTGTGGCTACAGGTGTTCAGTCAAAACCTACCCTTACTGTCATGAATGTGCTGAGAAGTATCGCAGAAAGGCACAGGCAAAGATCAGTTCTGAAGCACAGGCTAGCAAAATCATCTCCACGTCTCAAGCTGCAGCAGCAGGGACAGACATTTTGCCTTCATCTTCACGAGCACAAGAGCCAATCATCTGCAATAAATTTACTTCAGAAGCTGTTATTGCTGAGGCTTCTTGTGCTGCCCCTAACTCCAGATCAGAATCAGTTCTGCATCAGTCTTCTGCATCTGCAGGTAACATAAACGGCAGAGAGGCTGCTGCATCAGTTGGAAGCCTTGCATCACCAACCCAGGCTCTTGCATCTGTGAATCTTGTTGCACCCCTTACACCACCAGATGAAGGGGATCAGGATTTGTTTGGCTCAGGAGTCAAGTCGCCAGCATCCTCACGGCACCCAAGTCTTGTAGGTTCCCCCACGCCAGCCACCATGATGGACCCACAGCCGAACACAGCACAGCAAGCAGTACCATTTTCCTATGATCAACagcaagaaaataagaattCAGGTTCAGTACCTACACTCAGAAACCCACCAAATCTAGAGATCAAGCAGACAGAGTCACCTGCAAAATGCATCCAGGAAGGATGCCTTGAAATGGCTGTCATTAATAAACTTTGTGGCAGGTGTTTTGTCTGTAGAGatagagatgaaagaaaaggggaGGAACCTGCTTCAGAGGCACAGGAGGCAAGTATCAGCAGTGCTCCTCTAGCTCTTGGAGCAGGAAGTTCGTCCCCCAAACCAGGCCTCATTCAGGGAGCAGAATTGGCGTTGAACCTGGAAAATGAAAGCCACATGTCGAGCGTAAGCAACCAAGCTCATCCGCAGACTGCACTGAACTATAACCCAGCTTATGTTAGAGAGTGGGTGGCTCAGATCAGTTTAGGATTTCCAGATCGTCACGGGAGTGAACTGGGTGAGCAAGATCGTCACGGGAGTGAACTGGGTGAGCAAGACCTCGTCGCCTCAGGATTAGCCTGTTTCTCCTCCACGTTTCCTTGCACCAATTCACAGTGCTCTAACCGAGTTACCAAGCCCAACCAGCTTTGTTCTGACTGTACTGAAATACTCAACAAGGCAAGAAGAGAGCAAGACTTCACGCAAG AATCAGCAGCAGAGAAAGCACAGAGGATTCGCCCATCCAACACAGTCCAAGCTCCTGCAGCTCATCATAACACTACCAAATCCCAGCTACGACCAGCCACAGCACTCATAGGCAGACGCGGTAAGCCTTGCTCAGTCCCTAATTGTGAACTGTTTGGTGACCCGAAGCAAAATGACATGTGCAGCAAACACTACTGGAGCACTGTGGGAGCCAGACCGCAGCTGGGCAGAAACAGTTCTAACATCAGAGTTGCTGGCAACCCATACGAAAGTGTACATTTTGCTATGCCCGAATCGATGGGCAGCGCATGCTGCTTGCAAGGATCCATTTCTGTACCGCCACCTTCATTTCCAGTTGCAGAATCATTAGCAAGTGCTGGGAATGATGATTTTGCAGGTTTGCGTACAACTGCCAAGTTCAACGACGCCTACAACCGGGTGTTACAGAGGCCTGAAGGCATTCCTAGATGCAACACCTTAGGGTGCAGAAATTATGCCAGCAAGAATGGCCTTTGTAACAGTTGTTACAGTCAGAATAGTAATTTTGAGGAAGCCAGAAGGTTTGCCCTTCTTGGTGAAGATCAAATCGGCTAA